The window GAGGAGGAGTTTAGTGCCCTCAACGCTCCGTTTGCCGACCGCGGCCCGCTGAGCGATGAGAGCGTGGCGGTCATGAAAGCCCTGTGGACCGCGGACAGCGCCAGCTTCTCAGGCCGCTTTCACCAGTTCCCCGAGCTGTGCTGCGAGCCCCGACCGGTCCAACGTCCCCACCCGCCGATCTGGCTGGGCGGGCATACCGGACCGGCCCTGCGCCGGATCGTCGAATACGGCGACGGCTGGGCGGCCGTGGTGTTCAGTCCTGAAGAATTTGCCGAACGGGTGGACAAACTCAGGGACAGGGCGGCCAAGGCCGGGCGGGACATGTCAACGATTACCCTGTGTGTGTCGCCCCGCGGCAAACGGCCCGAGGCCATCGTCGATGACATTCCTCGCTACCAGGAGCTGGGAGCGAGCTATCTGTACCTGGCTTTTTTCAACTTTGCCCGTAGCTATGAAGAAATGGCCGGCATGATGGAGCGCTTCGCGCGGGACGTCAAGCTGATTTAGCCCGGTCCAGGTCTGAAATCGCTTCGGCGCCAGGCGGTCTTCGCACGGCGAGGGATGGAACATGAGCGGACAACAGGCACCCACCTCTCAGCAAAAAAGCGGATTCAGGTATCTGCCTGGCGTTCTTCTTGTGGCCGGATTGCTGCTCTCGGGCTGCTCGGGTCCAGAGCCCAGCAAGGCTCTGGTCGACATTTCACAGGTTGAGCTGCACCGCTTCAACGCCGAGTCGCTGACCGTCCGGCTCGAATATGACCTGGCCGAGGACATCGAGCTGCCCCTGCCCTACCTCGAAGTGCTGGTCTTTCCGCTCGAACCCGAGGTCAGGCTGGCCGGGACGCTCAAGCCCTTCAAGCGCTACGCCGGCGCGCTCTCGGTCAGCTTTCCCATCCCGGCCGAGGCCGACATTGACTGGGACGATCTCAGCGACCCCGAGACGTGTTGTACGGTTTCCCTCAAGGGCCTGCGGGCCGACGGTGAGGTGGAGCGGATCAGCAATCAGGTCGTCGTCGGCCTGCCCGGGGTGTCAGGTTGACAGGGCGCGCCGCCTGCGCGTAGTGAACAGTGAAGATGGGCGCCCAGGAGCGCCGCAAAGGAGAGCAGCCATGGCCCAGATTATTGACGCGGATGGACATATTCTTGAGCCGCCGAGCGTCTGGCAGGAGTATACCGAGCCGGCCTATCGCGACGGGGTGATTCAGATTTTTCGTGACCGCGACGGCATTGACAAGCTCAGGATTAACGGCCAAGTCCGCCATGACCGCAACATGGCGATTGCCGCAGCGTGTACGCCGGGCGGGCTGTCCGACCCGCATAAAGCCCGGACCATGGGCTGGGACGAGATCGTTGTGGGCGGCTATGACCCCCACGCCCGGGTCAAGGACATGGACCTCGAAGGGATTGAGCAAGCCTTTTTCTATCCCAGCCTGTGGCTGATCTACGGCGACCTGGAAGACCCGCAGCTGGCCGCCGCGGCGTGCCGGGCCTATAACAACTGGATTGCCGACTTCTGCAAGCCCTACCCCGAGCGCTTCTTTGCCGTTGCCCCGCTGCCCCTGCAGGATGTCAACGAAGCGGTCACCGAGATGCGCCGAGTCGTGAAAGAGCTGGGCATGCGGGCCGTGTTCATCCGCCCCAACCCGTTTAATGGTCGCCGGCTGAACGATCCGGCCTATGACGTGCTGTGGCGCGAGGCCGAAGCACTGAACATCCCGGTCGCCATTCACGGCAGCTTTGGCACCAAAATGCCGACCCTGGGACAGGAGCGCTACAAAGACCCGTTT is drawn from Desulfurellaceae bacterium and contains these coding sequences:
- a CDS encoding TIGR03619 family F420-dependent LLM class oxidoreductase, whose amino-acid sequence is MQYGAFLPHIGPLARGDVLNNIRTTAQTAEALGYDSVWVGDHIVTPLEIASPYPYTATGAFPLDPHAPILEPLTVLSFAAACTTTIRLGTAVLVLPHRNAVVTAKTVATLDVLSAGRVILGVGVGWMEEEFSALNAPFADRGPLSDESVAVMKALWTADSASFSGRFHQFPELCCEPRPVQRPHPPIWLGGHTGPALRRIVEYGDGWAAVVFSPEEFAERVDKLRDRAAKAGRDMSTITLCVSPRGKRPEAIVDDIPRYQELGASYLYLAFFNFARSYEEMAGMMERFARDVKLI
- a CDS encoding amidohydrolase, with product MAQIIDADGHILEPPSVWQEYTEPAYRDGVIQIFRDRDGIDKLRINGQVRHDRNMAIAAACTPGGLSDPHKARTMGWDEIVVGGYDPHARVKDMDLEGIEQAFFYPSLWLIYGDLEDPQLAAAACRAYNNWIADFCKPYPERFFAVAPLPLQDVNEAVTEMRRVVKELGMRAVFIRPNPFNGRRLNDPAYDVLWREAEALNIPVAIHGSFGTKMPTLGQERYKDPFFFHMVCHPWEQQGACMDIICGGVLSKFPGLRVAFLESGMGWIGYWLDRMDGHFEKMGHYVPWLKQKPSEHFKQQCFIALDPDERTLQGMVAMGLEDCVIWGSDYPHFDCTFPGVVEEVREACAPLSEAARTKIIGENARRLYDL